CCATTACAAGACAGTACCCAAATGCCTACTAAAAAAGTAAACGGTCTCATGCCGGTATTATCATAAAAAACAATGCCAGGTGGCGGAAGAAATTAATTTAATGATGGATCATTAAAGGTGTTACCCTGACTTACATCGCCGGTTTCAAATCCTTTTTTAAACCAGTACACACGTTGTGCTGAAGTACCGTGGGTAAATGATTCAGGAACTACCCGGCCCTGGGCTTCTTTCTGCAACCGGTCGTCGCCAATAGCATTGGCGGCATTCAGCGCCTCTTCGATGTCATTTGCGTCCAGGATGTTCTTCATTTTTTGGGCGTGATGGGCCCAAACACCGGCCAGGAAATCGGCCTGTAATTCCAGCTTTACGGAGTATTTATTGTATTCTTCTTCGCTCAATTGCCGACGCAGGCGGTCCATTTTATCACTGGTGCCATTCAGCTTTTGAATATGATGTCCTACTTCATGGGCAACCACATATGCCATGGCAAAATCGCCGGGGGCATGTAAATGCTCCTGCATTTCTTCAAAAAACGACAGGTCGATATAGAGCTTCTGGTCGCCTGGGCAATAAAAGGGCCCGGTGGCTGAGCCGGCCATACCGCAGGCGCTTTGCACAGATTCTCTAAAAAGTACCAGGGTGGGATCGGTATAGGTTTTACCCGCATCTGAAAACAGCTTACCCCATACATCTTCGGTATCGGCTAACACCACTTTTACAAAGCTGGCGCGTTCATCGTCCTTCTTTTGTTCTTCAGCGCTCATTTCTTTGGCAGGTCCGCCCTGTGGCAATACCTGGTTCAGGTCGGAGGTATCTCCACCCAGGAACACTTTCAATAAAATAACAATTACGCCAACAATGCCGCCGCCAACTGCGAGTCCACCGCCGGAAAATCCTCTGCGGTCTTCAACATTGGTGCTTTCGCGCCGTCCAGCCCATTTCATGTTAAATGATTTATTACAAAAATAGGTAGAATAATGTGATGGGAAGATTACCTCAGATGTTTGAGCAGAACCCGGAATAATTCATCGGGATTGAATGGTTTCACTACTATATCGGTAAGGCCTGCGCTTTGCACATCTTTTTCCACCTCGGCCGGCAGGCTGGCGGTGAGTGCAATCACTGGCAATGTAATGCCACGGGCACGCAAGTGGCGGGTAGCTTCAAACCCATCCATAACAGGCATATTCAGATCCATTAAAACCAGATCGTATTTTCCCGGTTGAATTTTTTCAAGTGCTTCTTCCCCATTGGTTGCTACTTCTACTATAGCCCCGCTGCGTTCAAGCAACGATTGTGCCACCATAATATTAAAGGGATTGTCTTCCACTACCAAAATGTGTTCACCCTGCAATTGTTTATCTGAAATGTGGTCTTTTTTGTACTGCCCTTCGGTATTTACCGGTTCATTACTAAGGTCAAAATTCTGGGAGAAATAAAACGCCGATCCTTTTCCCGGTTCACTTCGTAAATTCAACACCACGCCCTGCAGTTCCAGTATTCGCTTTGTGATAGCGAGGCCCAGCCCGGTTCCACCATAACTACGCGAAGTAGAGGAGTCGGCCTGCGTAAAACGATCGAAGATCAATTGCTGTTTGTCAGGTTCAATTCCAATACCCGTATCGGTCACTTTTATAGTTAGGGTTATTTTATCGCCGGTGATCTTCTCTGCCTGTATCGATAATTGTACCGATCCCTGTTCGGTGAACTTGATGGCATTATGCACCAGGTTATAAATTACCTGTGAAGTGCGGGTAGGATCGCCGATTACTTTATGGGTAATGCGGCTGTCGATGATGGTATCTAATGTAATGTTTTTTTCAACGGCTTTGCTGCTTAACCCACCAGTGATATGCTGAGCGATGGAGGTAATGTCCATCGGCACCATTTCAAAATTGATTTTTCCGGCCTCGATCTTGTTATAATCCAGGATGTCGTTAACGATAGAAAGCAGGTTATTGGCCGAGAACAGCAATACATTCAGGTTCTTTTCCTGGTCGCGGCGCGGAGTGCTCCGCAGCATCAGGTGCGCCATACCTATAACCACGTTTAACGGGGTACGTATTTCATGCGACATGGTAGAAAGAAACTCTGTTTTGGTTTTTAACCCCTGTTGAGCTTCATCGGCGGCTTTGCGCAGGGTATAGGCAAACCGGTGCGATAACACCAGTGATTGTAAAAAGAAGAAGAGTACATAACCTATGAAAACGATCCACTTTTCTGTTCCTATTACCTGGAAGTAATTCAGGTTGATGATTAAAAACACCAGCAGCATAACCCCGCAACTCATTAGAGCGAATGCAGCCCCCACCCGTTTGAATTTAACCGCCCTTACACAAATGAATAAGGCAAAGGCGATATAGAAGAACATCACGCCCAGAAACGGCATTATTCCCTGGGTAAATATCCGGGGTGGCGTTGCCAGGATCACCAGGCTATAAAGCAGGCAGATGTAAACAACCGCATTCACGATAAACCGGTTGGCATCTTTAGGATACACGCTTTGAAAATATCGGGAGAACAGAGCAACGCCCAGGGTAAGACTTAAATATTCCAACCGGATAGTTAAAAACCAGCTGAGGTTGGGAAATACGGCATGTAATACATACTGGCTGGTACCTACCATGCGGTAACTGTAAACGATACAGAACAACGAGAAATAAAGGATGGCTTTATCACGGCTGCCAAAGGCATAAAAACCAAAAAAGAACAACCCACCCATAAACAAACAGCCTGCCAGCAGGATATCATAAGCCCTATCGCGTTGAAGGTTTAAAGTGAGCTTGTTGTTTTCGCCGATATATAACGTTTTGTAAGTACCACCCTTGGTATGCCAGAAGTTGGCTACCTGTAACAACAAATGCAGGGTATCAGTATTGTCGGGCAGGTTAACGGCTTTTGTGCACCAGAAAGGAACAGCTGTTTCACGGGAGGTATCAGGCTTCCCATTAGCGGACAGTAAAGAATCATTTATAAATAACCGGTACGAACAGTATACATCGGTCATCAACATGGCCAGGTGCGGCCGCCTTTTGGGAAGCAGCACCGTAAGCGAATAGGTAGCATATCCTTCAACAGGCAAATAATGTCCGCGTAGTTTTATCTTGTTCCAAAGAGAAGGGTAGTTAACATAGTCCGGCGAAGCGGAAGCAGTATCGCCTGGTTGCAATAACCGGAGCCAGTAAAATTGCCATTCACCAATTAAAGGAGCTGAATATTCCTGCAGGTTTGCTGATCGAAGATCTAAAACACCCTGATGAGCTGTTACAGCGGTCAATGGTCCATCCTTTGCCAGGCAGGCAGGCAAACAGCCCCCTATAAAAAGGGCAACAAGAATGATCCATAGTGCGTGTTTCATAACAACCGGTAAGGGCGATTTCTACAGGGTTTCGATATTCAAACGAATCACAATTAAAAAAATGATCGAAAGGCGGACAAATTATCACATATATAGGGAATGAAGAAATATTAGCAGGCTGGCAGGATAAAATTAAATATCATTCAACCATTTTTAGGTAAAATCACTTAAAACAATAGCCTTACAGGTAAGCATGCGGTTTTCTTCGGGCAGAAGATTAGAATTGCATTAAAATTAAAAAGCCCTCCGTTTGATCGGAGGGCCTTTCACATATTCAATATCTGTTAGAATTATTTCTTGGGCTCAAGCAATTTGAAGAACTGATCGAGCTGAGGTAAAATCACGATCCTTGTTCTGCGGTTGGCGGCACGGCCGGCAGGTGTATCGTTTGGTGCTACAGGTAAATATTCCCCGCGACCGGCGGCAGCAATATGGGCTGGATTTAAACCATATTTATTTTGCAGTATCCTTACTACGGCTGTAGCCCTGTGCACACTCAGGTCCCAGTTGTCGAGCAAAACGCCTTTAGCAAATTTCACGTTATCGGTATGGCCTTCTACCATGAACTCGATATCGGGTTGCGCTTGTAATACCTTGGCTACTTTACCTAATACTTCAGTTGCCTGTGTAGTGATTACGTAGCTGCCGCTGTTGAAAAGCAGTTTGTCGGAGATATCGATGTATACCACACCTTTATCAACTTTGATATTGATGTCCTCATCGGCCAGGTTGCCAATGGCGCCTTTAAGGTTCATCACCAGGGCCATGTTCAATGAATCTTTACGCGCCATAGAAGCTTGCAAATCCTGGATGTAGGCGTCTTTAGCGCCAATGTTCTCCAGTGATTTTTTTATACTTTCGGCTTGTGAAGAAGAAATAACTGAAAGGTCCTGCAGCTGTTTCAATGCCTGTGTATTGTTCTGCTTCAGGAATTCATTTTGCTTTTTCAGATTGTCGATTTCATTTTCCAGGCTTGTTTTATTGCGGGCATATTCAGCTTTTGCATCTTCGCAACCTTTAAGATCACCCTGCAATTTGGTATAGTTACCGCTCAGCTCATTATATTTTGCTATCTCACCTTTATATTTTTTTGAGCTTACACATGAAAAAAGTAACAGAGAAGACAGTCCTGTAAATAACACCTGTTTACAATTCATATATATGTTGTTTTAATTGTTTTATCCAATACCTCAGGTTCGCTCCTCCTCGTATACTGGCCCCAGTACGCAAGTATTGTGCCGGTAGCCGCAAAGGTATTGATGAAACGCATTTACACCTTTGCAAACTTATATAAATCCTTAATTTAAGTTTACTTTAATAAATATACTGGTGCTAACCCGTGCTATACTACGATTGTGGCAATAATTTATCAACCTGTGCAACCAGCGGGTAGCAGAATCAGTCATGTTTAAATGACGCCGATGGATTTCCATTTAAAGGCAGCCACCTTAACTAACGGGAATTATTAAACGGCAATTCGTTTTCAACTCCACGAATATATCATAACCTGTAAACTTCCTGCAAGATCCGGAACTTCATTCCGGCCCCTGAACAAATCACCTTTCCCACCTCCGGTAACTGCCAAAAACATATAACAAATAAATATATAAATCAGGCTGAGTGTTAAAAACTACCACTAAGTGGTATTGATTGGTAATGGGAATATTTGTCACTTTGTTCTCCCACATGGTTTCGGCCATTGCCTTTTCCTGAAGTAGTTTTCTCAGAAATTTCATGTGGGTAACCCTGCTACGTCGCGCTGGCAGGGTTTTTTGTTGCCGCGTCCTTCCTTTTTCTTTCCTTTCCCCACTACCCCAACACTACCCATTTACCAGCGAAATACTACCTTTTTACTACCCATTTACTACCCCCGTACCTATAAAAAAGGTAATAGAGGGGTCGTCCTGAAACGGTTCAGGAACGAACCCTGAACGGTAAAAGGGTATGGGGAAGTTAGTCACACCACCAAAATAATTAGTTCTGCAATACTAAAATAATTAGTGTTGATAATATAATTTTCTCTACATTTGGCAATCGGTAAATTTGAAAGCATTAAAACAACCCATTATGGCAGAAAACGAAAAAGCAAAAGCGCTCAAGCTAACTATAGATAAAATTGAAAAAGATTTTGGTAAGGGCAGTGTGATGATGATGAACGAAAAGTCAACGGAACCGATGGAGGTAATCTCTACCGGCTCCATTGGTTTGGATGTAGCTCTCGGTATCGGCGGTTTACCAAAAGGCCGTATCGTTGAGATCTACGGACCTGAATCTTCCGGTAAAACCACCATCGCCATCCACGTTATTGCAGAAGCCCAGAAAAAAGGCGGCATGTGCGCCATCATCGATGCGGAACATGCATTTGACAGCCTGTACGCTAAAAAATTGGGTGTTGATGTAGATAACCTGCTTATCTCTCAACCAGACTACGGTGAGCAGGCCCTGGAGATCGCTGACCGCCTTATTTTATCAGGCGCCCTGGATGTAGTGGTAATTGACTCTGTGGCCGCCCTGGTGCCTAAAGGCGAGCTGGAAGGCGAAATGGGTGACAGCAAAATGGGTTTACAAGCCCGTTTGATGTCTCAGGCCCTGCGTAAGCTTACCGCCACCATCAATAAAACAAATACCATTTGCATCTTTATTAACCAGCTGCGTGAAAAGATCGGCGTAATGTTCGGTAACCCCGAAACCACTACCGGTGGTAACGCCCTGAAATTCTACGCATCGGTTCGTTTGGATATCCGCCGTAGCGCACAAATTAAAGACGGTGACGAAGCCATCGGTAACCGGGTTAAAGTAAAAGTGGTAAAAAATAAAGTAGCTCCTCCTTTCCGCGCCGCAGAATTTGACATTGTATTTGGCGAAGGCATTTCAAAAATGGGTGAAATAATCGATATGGGTGTGGAACTGGGTATTGTAAACAAAAGCGGAAGCTGGTTCAGCTATAACTCTGATAAGCTCGGCCAGGGCCGTGACGCGGTTAAAAACTTATTACAGGACAATCCTGAGCTGGCGAACGAAATTGAGACTAAGATCAGAGAAAAGGTTAAAGAAATGCGGGAAGCTTCTTAAGTGAAAAAAAGCAGATGATTTCTAAGCGGTTTTCATTTGCACTTTTTCCAGGTTCAGTTGAATTTATATGGGTTAGTAAGTAAAACGTCCCGGTTCGGCCGGGACGTTTTTATTTTACAAATAACTTATATAAGGGATCTATATCGGGTAGGTTAGTACGGCAGTGCTATAAAATAAAAAAGGGGTCTGAATAGAAATTCAACCCCGCTTTTAAAATCCAATATCCTATGAAAAACCGAGGTAAAAATAGCGTTGAAATCTGATATCTGCAATACCATTTTGTGGTAATAGTAAAAATACCAAGTTAATTCGGAGATTTAATAGCTGTTTCTGCGTATAAATACATGCAATATTTATCTGTATAACAAAAAGGGGATCAAGTAATTACATATTACTAAACAGCTTCGGTTTGCAGAAAACTGATGATGAGCAGGAAAGTTATTGACATTTTCAAATATAAGGCGCTTTCGACTGCTAGTATCGGTTGAGCATATCCCCCGGGAACCCTTTGTTTAGTTCTTCACCAGTTTTTCCTGGGTTAGCAAACCCGTGGTGTGGTTGTTTATACGCAGAAAGTAAATGCCCTTTTCAAGCATGGTTACATTCAGGGTTTGTAACCCCTGCAGGTTATTTATATTCATCCGTTGCTTGCCTGTGGCATCAACAATTTGAATATCGGCTACCGCCTCAGACCGTACAATTAAGATGTTATCTACCGGGTTGGGGTAAAAGCGAAAAGAGATATCGCCTGCCACCAGCGCTTCCTTCGATTTTGAGAACGCCTGTTGAAACCCGTCCTTACCGGAAAAGCGTACCCGGTATAAACTACGGCCCCGGGCCGGTGAATCGTCTACCCACTCATTGTCGGGTTTAATGTCTGATTGCTTTATAACGGCCACCACCTCAAACTCACGGCCACCACTGCTTCTTTCTATGGAAGCAAAGGTATACGTTGTATCTTCCGGCTGTTTCCAGTTTAAAACAACCTTTGAATTTTCGCGAATGTTCAATGTAAGATCAGTGATAAAAGAGGAAGTATCTGTAGAATCAGCAATGGTCACCGGTGCTGCCGGTGGAACTTCCTGCGCTGTACATACATGTACAAGCAGGCAAATTAAATATACCAGTACGCCTTTCTTCATTGAATTTAATGGGTCAAATTTCTGGAACTTCACTATTTACAATTACTATGCCCGTTTGTGGAAAACGTTTAACACGCTAATAAAATTCAACGCAGGCAGTTAAAGTTTTTCAAAAGTCAATTACCTTGTTCCCGCTTATATAATACAACCAAGAACATAAGTCTATGCTTAGAGTAAGAAAGTTAAATGCCCGTAAACGTATTGCCTTAGTAGCGCACGACAACAAGAAGAAAGACCTGATAGAATGGGCAGAGTTTAATAAGACCGTACTGGCACGGCATGAATTATTTGCCACGGGTACAACCGGCAAGCTGCTCGAGAACAGCCTCGACCGCCCGGTGAAGGCCTTACTTAGCGGGCCTTTGGGCGGCGATCAGCAAATTGGCGCCCTCATAGCCAGCGGCGACCTGGATATGCTGATCTTCTTCTGGGACCCCATGGAAGCACAACCGCATGACAGCGATGTTAAAGCTTTGTTACGGGTAGCCATTGCCTGGAACATAATTGTGGCCAACGACCGTGCTACTGCCGATTTTATTCTCACTTCGCCTCTCATGAATGAGGAGTATATGTTGAACATCCCTGATTATACCTCTTACCTGAACCGGAAAATTTAACGTTTAGTATAGACTGCCTCCTAACCGGAAGCAAATACAAGCCGAACTTTTAAAAGCCAGAATCGTTTATATTAATCCGCACCCTTTCCAAAGTTTACACACTTTGGAAGGGGTTAAGGCGGTAAATTTGAGTACAGTTTTATACCTTATTCCAGTTTTAACTATACTATGGCTTTTAAATTACATGCACCATACCAACCATCCGGCGATCAGCCGGAAGCCATTCGCCAGCTTGTAACCGGGCTGCGCGAGGGCGAACCCTTTCAAACCCTGCTGGGGGTAACCGGTTCCGGTAAAACCTTTACCGTCGCCAATGTTATTCAGCAGGTTCAAAAACCTACCCTTGTACTTACCCACAACAAAACCCTGGTGGCCCAGTTGTACGGTGAGTTCAAACAATTCTTTCCCGAGAATGCGGTAGGGTATTTTGTAAGTTATTACGATTACTACCAGCCCGAAGCTTACATGCCTGTAAGCGATACTTATATTGAAAAAGACCTGAGTATCAACGAAGAACTGGATAAACTGCGGCTGCAGGCCACTACCGAACTGCTCAGCGGCCGCCGCGACATTATTGTGGTAGCCTCGGTAAGCTGTATATATGGTATTGGTAACCCTGCTGAGTTTGAGAACGGGATCATCCGCATTCACCAGGGACAGGTAATTTCGCGCCAGGGCTTTTTGCACGCACTGGTAAACAGCCTGTACATGCGCAGTACGATCGACTTTAACCGGGGTAATTTCCGCGTGCAGGGCGATACAGTTGACATTAACCTGCCTTACGTTGACTTCGGCTATCGCATTACTTTCTTTGGCGATGAAATTGAAACCATCGAAACCATTGATATAAAGACCAATAAGCGCATTGGAATAGTGGAGAACGCTGCCATCTTCCCGGCTAACCTGTATTTAGCTCCCAAGGACATGATCCAACAGATCCTGGCCGAAATTCAGGACGAAGCCGCCGCCCAGGTAGAATACTTTAAAAGTGTGGGTAAATTCATTGAGGCCCAACGTCTTAATGAACGGACCAACTATGATATAGAAATGATCCGCGAGCTGGGATATTGTAATGGGGTAGAAAACTATTCCCGGTTCTTTGACCGCCGCTATCCTGGTACCCGGCCGTTCTGTTTGATCGATTACTTTCCCAAAGACTTTTTATGTGTGATCGATGAAAGCCACCAAACCGTTCCACAGGTGAGCGGCATGTATGGGGGCGACAGAAGCCGTAAACTGGTGCTGGTTGATTATGGGTTCCGCCTGCCTTCCGCATTGGATAACCGGCCCCTGAACTTCCATGAGTTTGAGTCCATGCTCGACCAAACCATCTTTGTTTCGGCCACCCCCGGCGATTATGAGCTGGAAAAAACCGGTGGCGTGGTGGTGGAGCAGGTAGTTCGTCCCACAGGTTTATTGGACCCGCCAATTGAAATTCGCCCCAGCGTGAATCAGATTGATGACCTGCTGGATGAAATTGATAAACGCGTTACGAAGGGCGACCGAGTGCTGGTAACCACCCTTACCAAACGCATGGCCGAGGAAATGGACAAGTACCTGCACCGGATTAATATTAAGTCGAAATACATTCACAGTGAGGTGGATACCCTGGAACGGGTAGAGATCTTACGCCAGTTGCGCCTGGGCGAAATTGATGTACTGGTAGGGGTGAACCTGTTAAGGGAGGGCCTCGACCTGCCGGAAGTTTCCCTGGTTGCCATCCTGGATGCTGACAAAGAAGGGTTCCTGCGTAATGAAAAATCACTGACCCAAACAGCAGGCCGTGCAGCCCGTAACGTTGACGGTTTGGTGATCTTTTATGCAGACACCATGACAGAAAGTATGCAGCGCACTATTGATGAAACCACCCGCCGCCGCGAAAAGCAAATAGCCCATAACACGCTACATGGCATTACACCCAAAACAGTAATTAAATCACGCGACCAGGTATTTGCCCAAACATCGGTTTTGGATATTAAAGGATATGATCCCAACAACCCGCATGCAATTGCGCCGAGTGAAGACCTGGTAACCTATGCAGCGGAAGAGCAAGTGGTGTATCAAACCATTCCCCAAATGGAAAAAGCCATTTCCAAAACGAAGAAGGAAATGGAGAAAGCCGCGCGTGACCTGGATTTCATGGAAGCTGCCCGCCTGCGCGATGAAATGTTTGCGCTGCAAAAACAGCTACAGGAAATGAAAGGTTAATCAGCGGTGCAATAACTCCCCTTACAACGGGACAGGTTATGCTAACGTGCTAATGGAAATGTTAACAGGAAAAATACTGTGTACCATATACTAATTTACAAGTAGTGCGCGTTTTTAATGCGTTCAAATTCAACCCCTAAATCCAATACTTTGTGAATATGAGAGCCCGTCGTATGCGTCGCCGCTTATTTAATTTATTTGCATTTGCCTGCCTGGCATTTGCCCTGTACCTGATAAAATTTTCAAAGCCAGAAGCAGCCACTCCACATTTTACCCCAGCAAAAGTTATTCAGGAGCCTAATGGTGCAACTGCAGCTTTACACAGGGTACATTAATTAAACCAAAAGAAGTAGGTATTCAAGTAATTGTTCTCCTTAAACCTGGCTGGCAACAGGTGGGAAAACTCCAATATAAGGTTAATTAGCCATCGGGGCACATACCGGTTAACTATCGGGCCGATGGGCTAATTAACCAATTTTTTTAGCAATTTAGTCCCTAACTTCGGGGCAATTGTGAATTTTAATTGGAGGATACCATATGGAGAATCAATCTACTGAAAAGAAAGTTTTTTTGCTCGACGCCCTGGCGCTGATCTTTCGTGCATACTATGCATTGATCCGCAACCCACGAATTACTTCAAAAGGAAAGAACACCAACGCCCAGTTTGGTTTCATCAATACCCTGCTCGATCTCATAAACAATCAAAAGCCAACGCATATGGCTGTTTGTTTTGACACGCAGGCCCCTACTGAACGGCATACTGAATTCAGCGAGTATAAGGCAAACCGCCAGGAATCGCCAGAAGACCTGATGGCGGCCATTCCCGATATAAAAAGAATTATCCGTGGTTTTAACATCCCCGTGCTGGAAGTAGATGGGTTTGAAGCCGATGATGTTATTGGCACCCTGAGTAAAAAAGGAGCTGCTGCCGGCTATGTAGTGTACATGGTAACGCCAGATAAAGATTATGGTCAGTTGGTAGATGGTAACATTAAAATTTACAAACCCGGTTACCAGGGCGGTGATGCTGAAATTCTGGGCGCAAAAGAAGTTTGTGAAAAATGGAACATCAAAGAAGTGCACCAGGTTATTGATATTCTCGGTTTAATGGGCGATGCAGTGGATAACATTCCAGGTATTGCCGGTGTAGGAGAAAAAACAGCCGCTAAACTGCTGGCGGAATACGGTACGCTGGAAAATGTGCTTGAAAATGCCGACAAAATAAAAGGGGCCCTGGGTGAAAAAGTGCGTAATGGCAGAAACGCCGCCATCCTTTCTAAAAAGCTGGCTACTATTATTACGGATGTGCCCATTGAGTTTCATGAGGAAGATTTCAAGTTAAAAGAATGGAACCGCGATCTGCTGAAAGAAGTGTTTACCGAGTTGGAATTTAAAACAGTTGCCAAACGCATTCTGGGCGAAGAGATCTCCATAGTACCCGGCGCAGTACCACAAGGAGTTCAAACCGACTTGTTTGGCCAGCCGGTAGAAGCAGGAAAAACAAAGCCCGCTAAATCAGAACAAACAGAAGTGGCAGGCGATACCGACCGGGCCGAAGATGGCGACATTGTTCATGCGGGTAAAAACATTCATAATACCGCTCACCAATACCGCACCATCCAGGAAGACGCGGCTATCCAAAGTCTCATAAAAGAATTACTCGAGGAAAAAGAAATCTGCTTCGACACCGAAACCACAGGCATAGATGCCAATGATGTAGAGCTGGTGGGTATGAGCTTCTCCTTCAAACCCGGCGAAGCTTATTACGTTCCCTGCCCGGCCGATCAGCAAGCCGCACATGCTTTACTGAAGCAGTTTGAACCTGTTTTCAACAGACCGGATGTACTGTGGATTGGCCAGAACCTGAAATACGATATGCTGGTGTTGAAGTGGTATGGTTATGAATTAAAAGGCGAAACTTTTGATACCATGCTTGCTCACTATGTAATTGAGCCCGACGGCAAACGCAGCATGGACATGCTCAGCGCCCAATTTCTGGGTTATGAGCCCGTTCACATTGAAGAATTGATTGGCAAGAAAGGCAAGAACCAGTTGAACATGCGCGATGTAGCCATTGATAAGATCAGTGACTACGCCGCCGAAGATGCCGATATTACTTTACAGTTGAAACAGGTGCTGGCGCCGCTTATAAAGACCAGGGAAGTAGAAAAAGTTTTCAGTGAGGTGGAAAACCCATTGGCGAAAGTGCTCATGGGAATGGAATATGAAGGCGTTAAAGTGGACGTAGATTTCTTACGCGACTATTCAAAGGAGCTGGAACGCGAAGCCGCCAAGGCAGAAGACAGCGTGTATGAACAGGCTGGCGTTAAATTCAACCTGGCTTCGCCCCGTCAGTTGGGTGAAGTACTTTTTGAAAGATTAAAGCTCGATCCCAAAGCAAAAAAAACAAAGACCGGCCAATACGCTACTGGTGAAGATGTATTGTTAAAACTCGCCAGCCAGAACAAGATCGTGGAAGACATCCTGGCGTTCCGTGAACTCACCAAATTGAAATCAACCTACGTAGACTCACTGCCTGAACTTATTAATCGTAAAACGGGAAGAGTGCATACTTCCTACGCACAAGCCGTTGCGGTAACGGGCCGCCTCTCCAGCAACAACCCCAACCTGCAAAACATTCCTGTTCGTACAGAAAGAGGCCGCGAGATTCGCAAAGCATTTGTACCACGCGATAGCAACCGCGTATTGATCTCCGCCGACTATTCGCAAATTGAATTGCGTATTGTTGCCGGTATCAGCGGCGACCCCGCTATGTGCGAAGCCTTTAAAAAGGGAGTTGACATTCATACCGCTACTGCCGCAAAAGTATATGGTGTGGAAGAGTCGGCAGTAACCAAGGAACAACGCTATAAAGCCAAGAGCGTGAACTTTGGTATCATCTATGGCCAGGGGGCGTTTGGTTTGGCCGATAACCTGGGCATCAGCCGGACTGAAGCAAAAGAAATTATCGATAATTATAAAAAACAGTTTGCCGGCATTCAAAAGTATATGGATGACACCATCAACTTTGCCCGCGAAACCGGTTACGTGCAAACAATCATGGGGCGTAAACGTTGGTTGCGCGATATTGGTTCTTCCAACTTTACCGTGCGTGGTTTTGCAGAACGAAACGCCATCAACTCTCCTATTCAGGGAACGGCGGCTGATATGATCAAGCTGGCGATGGTGAAGATCTACCATGAATTCCGCAAGTATAATTTTGAATCAAGGATGATCTTGCAGGTGCATGACGAATTGGTTTTTGATGCAGTGAAAGAAGAAGTGGAGACCATCAAACCCATTATCCTTGAATGTATGCGCAGCGCACTGCCATTACC
The Niastella koreensis GR20-10 genome window above contains:
- the polA gene encoding DNA polymerase I → MENQSTEKKVFLLDALALIFRAYYALIRNPRITSKGKNTNAQFGFINTLLDLINNQKPTHMAVCFDTQAPTERHTEFSEYKANRQESPEDLMAAIPDIKRIIRGFNIPVLEVDGFEADDVIGTLSKKGAAAGYVVYMVTPDKDYGQLVDGNIKIYKPGYQGGDAEILGAKEVCEKWNIKEVHQVIDILGLMGDAVDNIPGIAGVGEKTAAKLLAEYGTLENVLENADKIKGALGEKVRNGRNAAILSKKLATIITDVPIEFHEEDFKLKEWNRDLLKEVFTELEFKTVAKRILGEEISIVPGAVPQGVQTDLFGQPVEAGKTKPAKSEQTEVAGDTDRAEDGDIVHAGKNIHNTAHQYRTIQEDAAIQSLIKELLEEKEICFDTETTGIDANDVELVGMSFSFKPGEAYYVPCPADQQAAHALLKQFEPVFNRPDVLWIGQNLKYDMLVLKWYGYELKGETFDTMLAHYVIEPDGKRSMDMLSAQFLGYEPVHIEELIGKKGKNQLNMRDVAIDKISDYAAEDADITLQLKQVLAPLIKTREVEKVFSEVENPLAKVLMGMEYEGVKVDVDFLRDYSKELEREAAKAEDSVYEQAGVKFNLASPRQLGEVLFERLKLDPKAKKTKTGQYATGEDVLLKLASQNKIVEDILAFRELTKLKSTYVDSLPELINRKTGRVHTSYAQAVAVTGRLSSNNPNLQNIPVRTERGREIRKAFVPRDSNRVLISADYSQIELRIVAGISGDPAMCEAFKKGVDIHTATAAKVYGVEESAVTKEQRYKAKSVNFGIIYGQGAFGLADNLGISRTEAKEIIDNYKKQFAGIQKYMDDTINFARETGYVQTIMGRKRWLRDIGSSNFTVRGFAERNAINSPIQGTAADMIKLAMVKIYHEFRKYNFESRMILQVHDELVFDAVKEEVETIKPIILECMRSALPLPNEVPVEAEIGSGTNWLEAH
- the uvrB gene encoding excinuclease ABC subunit UvrB, producing the protein MAFKLHAPYQPSGDQPEAIRQLVTGLREGEPFQTLLGVTGSGKTFTVANVIQQVQKPTLVLTHNKTLVAQLYGEFKQFFPENAVGYFVSYYDYYQPEAYMPVSDTYIEKDLSINEELDKLRLQATTELLSGRRDIIVVASVSCIYGIGNPAEFENGIIRIHQGQVISRQGFLHALVNSLYMRSTIDFNRGNFRVQGDTVDINLPYVDFGYRITFFGDEIETIETIDIKTNKRIGIVENAAIFPANLYLAPKDMIQQILAEIQDEAAAQVEYFKSVGKFIEAQRLNERTNYDIEMIRELGYCNGVENYSRFFDRRYPGTRPFCLIDYFPKDFLCVIDESHQTVPQVSGMYGGDRSRKLVLVDYGFRLPSALDNRPLNFHEFESMLDQTIFVSATPGDYELEKTGGVVVEQVVRPTGLLDPPIEIRPSVNQIDDLLDEIDKRVTKGDRVLVTTLTKRMAEEMDKYLHRINIKSKYIHSEVDTLERVEILRQLRLGEIDVLVGVNLLREGLDLPEVSLVAILDADKEGFLRNEKSLTQTAGRAARNVDGLVIFYADTMTESMQRTIDETTRRREKQIAHNTLHGITPKTVIKSRDQVFAQTSVLDIKGYDPNNPHAIAPSEDLVTYAAEEQVVYQTIPQMEKAISKTKKEMEKAARDLDFMEAARLRDEMFALQKQLQEMKG